The region CTAATCGTATATGATATCCAGGATGAATACGCCGGTTTTACCTGGGCGAGCCCCGACATTTCGGAGCGGGAGAAGGAGCTCCTCAGGAAAGCCGATCTCGTCTTCACCGGCACCTTAGCCCTTTACCGAAAGAAAAAGCCCTTTGTACCCCACAACGAAGTCTACTTCTTTCCCTGTGGGGCGGAATTCGACCATTTCGCAAAGGCGAAAGAAAACCTCCCCCGCCCTGAAGATCTCACCGGGATAAAATCCCCTATCCTCGGCTACTTCGGCTCCATCGAGGAGCGGATAGACTTCGAGCTCCTCGAATACATCGCCGATAAAAGGCGTGATATAAACATCGTGATGGTTGGTCCCTACTGGCGGGTGCCGGAATCCACCCTGAACAAGGAAAACATCCACTTCCTGGGCAAAAAGGAGTATAAAGACCTTCCTGCCTACCTCCGCTACTTCGACATCCCCATTATGCCCTTTGCCCTGAATGAACTTACCCTCCATATCAACCCGACCAAGTTGCTCGAGTATTTCGCTGCCGAGAAACCGGTCATCTCCACCGCCATCCCCGATGTGGTGGAGCTCTATTCCGATTACCTCTATATTGCCAGGGATAAAAAGGAGTTTCTTTCTCTCGTCGAAAAAATACTCGATAAGGGAGGAGATGACCGGGTGAAGCGAGCGCTCGAACTCGCGAAAAGAAACTCCTGGGAGGGGATGGTCGCCGGAATGGAGGGACACATAAAGAGGCTGATTCGGGAAAAGGAGGGGATAAAAGGGATGAGAGAGACCGCCCTTTCCCTCCTCAAGGAAAAGCTAAAGGAGACTAAGGACGAGGCTCTCCTTAAAGAGGCGGAGGCGAAGGTCGAATGCTGGCTAAATGCCTGGGAGCGGGAGGCAAGGGAATTGAGCTTGCTCCTTTCCGAGGAGATAGGAGAAAGAGGGAGAAGAGAGGTCTATAACTGGGTCAGGGGGTATCTCGGGGAACAGGCGCCCGAATGGAATTTGGAAAAACCTGTTCCTCTTTCCGAGAGACAAGCGGAGCTATTCAATAAGCTGGTCTCCTCCCGCTGGGAAAGAAGCCTTCCCTACTTCAGGAATAAACTGCTCGAGTACATCTTCGTCTCAAGTTATGAATTCCTGAAACCAGATGAACTAAAGTTAACCTTAAGGGAAAAAGGAAATTTATCTCTATTAAAAGATGCCCTTATTGAATACCAGAGGAGGCTATCCCGGGTGGCGCTTGCCCGGGATAGGGAATTCATCTTCGGGGAAAGCCATAACTTCTTAAGCCTCTTTACCGGGAATGAGCCAGGGAGGAAGGAGGGGGAGGAAGGATCTTCCAACAAAGAGGACACCTCGCCTCCTCAGAGGGGGGATGAACCAAGCAAAGGATCTCTCGGAAGGATGTTCGATCTCATCTATCACCCCCGTTCCCCCTATCTGATAAAACGAACCCTCCTTCCCTTGGCACTGCTTCGGGAACTTCGCAATTACCTTGCCCGACGAATAGGCTCCTCCCCCCTTCTTTCCGGGGAACGGCTCCCTCTTCCCCTTCTTTCAGGGAGGCTGAGGAGCCTGAGATATCTTCCCGCACTTTCTCCCGCTAAAGCGATCGAGCTTTTCATCCGAATGGAGCTCATTCTCCATTCCTACGAGCTTCTCATCTTAATCGAAAAGAGGGAAAAGGTAAGCACCGAAAAGGAAAGAAACCTCCTAAAAAAAGCGGGTAATTGGAGTAGGGAGAAGCTTATAGATTTCATAACCGAGGTGGACAAGGATCTTCGTCTCCTCCGCCATATCCGAACGAATGAAGAGCGGATCGGGGAAGGGGTGGCGAGCAAGGTTTTATGGGAACATTTAACCCGTTACCGCTTTTTAAACCGGTTCTTCACCGGAAAGGAGACCGTGCTTGACGCTGGCTGTGGCGCCGGGCTCGGGGTGGAGATAATATCGGAAAAGGTGAAGAGGGTATTTGCTCTCGACCGTGCCTACCCATCGTTCATCGAGAAAAAGGATGAGAAGATCAACTTCATCGGGGGAGATCTCTTCCACCTTCCCTTTAAGGAGAAAATCTTCGATGCCATCATCCTCCTCGAGGTGATCGAACATCTCTCAAAGCCGGAAAAGGTTATGGAAGAGCTTCTACCCCTGCTCAAGGACGATGGCTTTCTTGCTATATCCACCCCGAACCGCGAATTCTACTCTCCGGGCCTCCCCCTCCCCTGGAACCCGTTCCATCACCGAGAGTACAACCATAATGAACTGACCGAATTCCTCTCTCTCTACTTCAGGGAGATAGATGTCTACGGCGAGCACTTAGCGCCCCAGGTGGATAAAGGGATTCCTGATCCCTTTTCCTTTATAATAGGGAAGTACGACCACTCTGATTTCCCCATCATTGGGGAAGAGCTTGAAAGCGCTATGAGCTTCATCATAATCTGCCGGGGGAAAAAGAGAGGATGATGAAAAAGGAAGAAAGGATCGTGATAATCGGTGCCGGTCCCTGCGGCCTTGGAGCGGGCTGGCGCCTATCCGAGCTGGGACACGATAACTGGATCATACTGGAAAAGGAACAATATGTGGGCGGTCTTTCCGCCAGCTTCACCGATGAGAAGGGGTTCACCTACGATATCGGGGGGCATGTGATGTTCTCCCATTATCCTTACTTCGATCGGGTGGTGGAAGAGGCGCTCAGAGGCGACTACCTCGAGCATCAGCGAGAAAGCTGGATCTGGCTCACCGATCGGTTCATCCCCTATCCCTTCCAGAACAACATCCGCTACCTGCCCAAGAGGAAGGTTATCGAGTGCTTAGTGGGGCTCGCTGAATGTTGGGGAGAAAAAAGGGAATCGAGAAATTTTCACGAATGGATACT is a window of Acidobacteriota bacterium DNA encoding:
- a CDS encoding methyltransferase domain-containing protein; translated protein: MLNWLIKYPFIKKPLKLILGGAGFGITLLLVIFDAIKGFFFPRVFDNESDELSYLFFTHVPWEHIWQRNHHTVYRLSKKHRVIYFQPIPIFEFFRSPIHYLKRRIIFFNENLILYHPLIAVYENKVPFGRWLNERRILGALRNIARRFHFPKPVLWFYFPQLVRLADKFDKRLIVYDIQDEYAGFTWASPDISEREKELLRKADLVFTGTLALYRKKKPFVPHNEVYFFPCGAEFDHFAKAKENLPRPEDLTGIKSPILGYFGSIEERIDFELLEYIADKRRDINIVMVGPYWRVPESTLNKENIHFLGKKEYKDLPAYLRYFDIPIMPFALNELTLHINPTKLLEYFAAEKPVISTAIPDVVELYSDYLYIARDKKEFLSLVEKILDKGGDDRVKRALELAKRNSWEGMVAGMEGHIKRLIREKEGIKGMRETALSLLKEKLKETKDEALLKEAEAKVECWLNAWEREARELSLLLSEEIGERGRREVYNWVRGYLGEQAPEWNLEKPVPLSERQAELFNKLVSSRWERSLPYFRNKLLEYIFVSSYEFLKPDELKLTLREKGNLSLLKDALIEYQRRLSRVALARDREFIFGESHNFLSLFTGNEPGRKEGEEGSSNKEDTSPPQRGDEPSKGSLGRMFDLIYHPRSPYLIKRTLLPLALLRELRNYLARRIGSSPLLSGERLPLPLLSGRLRSLRYLPALSPAKAIELFIRMELILHSYELLILIEKREKVSTEKERNLLKKAGNWSREKLIDFITEVDKDLRLLRHIRTNEERIGEGVASKVLWEHLTRYRFLNRFFTGKETVLDAGCGAGLGVEIISEKVKRVFALDRAYPSFIEKKDEKINFIGGDLFHLPFKEKIFDAIILLEVIEHLSKPEKVMEELLPLLKDDGFLAISTPNREFYSPGLPLPWNPFHHREYNHNELTEFLSLYFREIDVYGEHLAPQVDKGIPDPFSFIIGKYDHSDFPIIGEELESAMSFIIICRGKKRG